A portion of the Marinobacter alexandrii genome contains these proteins:
- a CDS encoding BlaI/MecI/CopY family transcriptional regulator translates to MKLTKAEEQVMQVIWQQKKIFIRDIISHLPDPKPAYNTVGTFLKILEQKGFVTREKYGNIFQYSPKISKGKYTTSLMKDFLTNYFDGSLEHMLSHFLNNKDLDLETFEELSKKLKENKK, encoded by the coding sequence ATGAAATTAACCAAGGCTGAAGAGCAAGTAATGCAGGTGATATGGCAGCAAAAAAAAATTTTTATTAGGGATATAATATCTCATCTGCCTGATCCCAAACCGGCTTATAATACCGTGGGAACATTTTTGAAAATTCTCGAACAAAAAGGATTTGTGACCAGAGAGAAATATGGAAACATATTCCAATACTCTCCAAAAATCTCAAAGGGAAAATACACTACATCTCTCATGAAAGATTTTCTAACTAATTACTTCGATGGATCACTCGAGCATATGTTATCTCACTTCTTAAATAACAAGGACCTTGATTTAGAAACTTTCGAAGAGCTGTCTAAAAAATTGAAAGAAAACAAAAAATGA